CTGCTTATTGGAGGACCCTAGAAAAGCAAGCTGCCCCAGGGCATATCTACAATACAAGCTGGAATTCATGACCTGgaggtgtttgggggagggggggaagagtgaAGAAGGGGTTGAAGATGCACATGCTTATCCATTTCCTGTGTTCTTTCTTCCCACTCCCTTGCATGCTTGCAAGTCTCTCAAAGAATAGATGGATTTTGAAACTAGTAACTCCACCACTGGAATGATCCTCCAACGCGGATACCCCCTTCTAGCCATaagccctcctgccccttccccaaatgcaATTAATAAAATCTAGCgaaaaaaatagaaacaaaaacccAGTCCCGAGCTGAGCTTTTACCCCAAACAGGGAAAAGTGCCAGAAATTCCATAAAGTCCATTGGAGACTTTGTTATTGATCCTAATTTTAcagggaaggtgctcagatgctacagtgaggGACAGCAGCATAAAACCCGACGATGGATAGATAATTTCCATGCCAAGCCTGTATTACCTTCTGAAACCATTATAATACAAGAGTAATCCCTTGTCACGCTAAAGCTGGCAGGTTATAGCTCTGAACGCAGAGGCTTTAGCGGCAGTTGCTGATATTTCTTAAGCAACGTGTTATCAGTCCTCATAGTAACTGTGCTTCCTCTTATTACACACCCTCAGAAATGCGTAGTTTTTCTTGACGGCATAATTTATCTAAATTCATGCTAGGCTATCAGGGGCAAGGAGGTAATGTTTGTGCATAGTGTGGGAAGTCCCATTATGCCAGTCACTATATCGTTTTCATACATTTATTCAGAAGCCACGGACCTCAGTGCATTTTCGTTTGTGCAACAGCTGCAGTACAATATTCATGGGATTGCTACTCTTCAGTACGAATTCACCTGGAAATTTTGTGCACAGGTCACATTACTGAGAGCCTTCACTGTCATAGGGGAATAACTCAGCTAGTGAACGTACCAAGTCAGCTACATAAAATCTTTCAGGCATTCTCTCAATGGAGAAAGTTTTCCAGAGAGTTAGATGTATTTATTTCAATGTGTTAGATTTCTTTGGGACTTGTGGAATTAAAATTACACACTCTTTTagctttaatctttcctcagaacCCTAGGGATTgatgacattattattatttaatatttacctCACTCAAAGGCCCCTTGCCAGGCAGAGCCCCATTATTTTAGGCACATAAACACTGGCATCTCACCTGGACCAAGATGGTGAAGCGATGCTTGtcctcggggggggggagcccctaGAACGTGTTCAAAGTCCAGGTCGATCCCATCGAACCCATACTGATGGAGGTACCCAATGACGGAGTTGATGAAAGTTTTGCTGACAGTGGCTGTGGCCACCATGGTAGTGAACCTGGGAAGAACGGATTTCTTAGTTAGACTGGAAAACCATCCTCACTTTGACTCCCAACCCTACTATTCATCAGCAGCAACTCCTCTGTCTATTTTCCTGGTCACCCCTTTTGTAAATGCAGCTCCCTGCCTTCCCAGGCCAAGTCAGCCTCCCTTTCATTGTCTCTGCCATCATTTTCATCTGTCATCAGAGTTGCACATGGTTCACAAGTGTCTCTTTCACCACTGTCATCACCTTTAACGTTCCCTTTGTGCAGAGGGTCAGCCTGAGCCCATTTAGGCCCCCCAAAAGAGGGCTTATTTGGTGCTGGCGCTCTGGACAGGGGTAAATTTCATCTTTGGAACATGTTAAGTGCCACATGAAGACTCTTTTATTCATCACTATCCTAATCTTCATCCCCCCAGACTCTCCTCATCACCATagccatcctcctcttcctccatcaCCTATCATTCTCGCTATCATTATCCCCATCAACGCCACCCGCTCCGGCTCTGCTCTTGACCAGGGGACCATCAACAGCCATCACCAGCGTGTCACCAGAATGTTCATTTCCATCCCTAGCCATCACACACAACTTAGGGAAACTCACGTCTGGGTCCCAATGTTCCATCCTCCAATGGCTAGCACGGTGACCATTTTCTTGTTGCTGTGGGAGAGAGTaggaaaaacaatgaaatatatttagagagagcaaggcatctgtttgtttttttaaaaatcaagctttTCCTTCTAgaaaggcagatcctcagctggtgtaaatcagcgtcaCTCCATTACAGCCAATGGAACGACgtcagttcacaccagctgaggagctggcccagagATGTAGGAACTATGAGTTACTGACCACTGAACCATGGGCCGAGGACATTATTGTTCCATTCGTACGGAGCGATCTCATTGTTGCTCTTGGTGGCAAAGGCATAAGTTACATAGGTACAGAAGCATAGGTCCACATTTGCTGGTTTATATGTGGCAGTTCTATAAATcagagtaataaaataaataataataaattgacCACCGATAGAAACATCACATAAGATGTAACAGACAAATATCATCAAAAAACAACCTGACACATTGCCCCCACGTAGTCAGAAAGGTGGTCTCGAGCCATCATTTTCCTCCCACTCCACTTCTTCTGCTAAAGTAGGTATCAACTGGTGATTTGGTCCCTCCCCTTTTGCCTACCAGTGGAGAGGGATATACAGCTGGCCCATGAGTTGCAGAACTTGTATGGGATGTATGGGCCCCAAAGCAACGGTACCCCTATTGGCCTCTTGCTTTGCTTGTGCTGAACATGTGTAACTGAACAagttatataagaaaaagagtTGAAGGTTTTGTATAGAGGGGTGATCAATACAGTATCACCATAATGCACAAGATACTAAGAACTAATGCAAGTTAAACAAGGTAAACAATTACGTTGAAATTAAATATGGCCCAATCTCTACAGCCACTGGACTCTCCCTTATCTGCTCTATCAACCACTCCTCCTTGGCACAGACACCGTGCCAGCACTGTGAAAATGCTGTTATCTGAAAGGCCCAGGGTGCCTCTTGTGTGTTTGAACTTGCTTTAGAAAAAGATTGAAGAATTCACTGGAGAAGAGCTAGCCAGCCATTAGGAGTCAAGGTAGTGTGCTAAAAAGCGGCTCAGATTTTCTTCCAAGCTAAGAACACTACAGAGCCCCGAAGAAGTATCTACAGAAACAAGGCTGGAATTTGCATTGTATCAGTAATGTTCATGAACCCAATGTATTCTTCTCCCCATAGGCTATTATTCCTGACTGACAGGGCACAGCACCAACCGTCCAGCAGCATTGTTCTCACCTATCGCTCATCCCAGCTTATCTCCCCACACTAGGCTTAGTTGTGTCCTTCAGGTGAGGAAGGAACCAATTGTTTTTCAGAATAATGGTTTCTCATTCAAATCAGCTGGCTTTACAGCTGCATAAAGATGACTCATGCTCTTTGGGCTTGGGAACTTGACCTCCCAACACCTGTTCACCTGGGAAGTGAAAGTCGGACATGAGcaatggcccatctagtccaatatcctgtccccaacaatggccagtgcagcaggtgcttcagagaaaggtgcaagacaCCCTGCAATAGGCACTGATGAAATCATAAAATAGCTCGTCTTTGTGATGTTGGAAGGAAAACTGAAGGGAATTCATATGGTGCCgcaaacacaaagcaaaacactCTCATGAATAAGGCAATACTTTCTTGCTTTTGGTTGCATTTATTTATAAAGGAAGGGACTCCAAGAGTGCTTACTATAGGAATGCTACAGCATTTTGAGACACATTACATCGGGGTTCCAAAGCAAAACGTGGACAGCATATTTTATGTAATCCCAAGATTCAGAATCAACGCAGTACTGAAATGGGATAGCCAGACTATGTGATCTGCTGAAAGCCTGGATCTGAACTCTTTCTGGAACATGGCCCCACCTCTGGATATTCCAAATTTCTGGGCTGTTGATAGTTTTGGTTTGACCCACTACAGAGATATGGGCTAGATCTAAATGCAGAATTTCACCAGAGTTTGGAGGTTTGGGGACAAAGGGGTTTGGAGCTAGGTCTCTCTTGGTATATTTTATACATAATTAGAATTATCTCTGGTGTTTCGTGAGAGGGTTCATACATACACTATGACAGCATATGGAATGGGTCTGAAGGACCAGACTGAATGTGGTAACTTCTGCTCCACAGCCAGAATGTCAGCTTGGCCCTTGCATCATGGTACACCGTGGCAGCTTTGTCAGCACAAGATTTATTTACAGGTGTTTGAATCCAAAAAAAACAAATTAGGAAAAACAGAGTTTAGTCGTTTCTGcaagtagggcctgatccaacactcactgaagtcaatagaaaaactccccttgacttcagtggacattggatcaggtCCCTGGACAATAAATATGATGTTTCCCTCCCTGCTATGCTCCTTTCTTGTCCAACGATTTGGCTCTCAGTTTCCAAGGAGAACCTTCAGCTTCCCTACAAGAGGGTTGGCTCCTGCACCACAGAAAGAGCCAGTGAAATCATCCATGCCAAGAGCCCAAACCATGGCTCCTCCGTAGCGCTTCTCTTTCAGGAACTGGGTCTGCAGAAAAAGAACAGACAGCTATGTGCAACGTCCACTGCTATTTAAAACTGGCATGTAGTAATGTGCCTTAGGGAACAACACTGAATTGGGAGGGGGGTGGCTCAGATGAGGTCTTTTGTACCTCTAACTTTGCCTCCATTGATACCAGGTAACCAGAAATTGTTTCAGAGGAAGCATAGCATCTGCTAAGCAATAAAGTGGCCCACGCAAATACATTTACAGTACAGTGTGCAGCGCAGCACCATATGTGCCCAGTGCAGCAAGAATGCACCAAGCAGACTTCAGTGAAATATATGTAGGATCATCCTTGTGTGGTGGAGCCACTTGGGATTGCTAAGAACAGGTGAAACTTACTCAAAGCTCCTGTTATTTCCAGTTGTGCCTGTCTAACCAATCAGAGTGCAGGCCTTGAAATAAATTCATTTCTCCGGAGAGGTTTCTATAGTATTTTAGTGCCATTTCAATTATATAAACTTTAGGAAGAAACGTAATGTCTCCACTTGAGCTCTGAGTCTTCTTCCTCGTGAGCCCTACCACTCCATTCCTAACAAGGTCTGCTCAGAGGGCTACATCCCAAGCTGGTGTAGGTTGGCatcattccactgacttctagGGGGCCACACTGATTTACATCgtctgaggatttggccccatgcCTCTGCCCGGAAGTTGGCATTGTCTCATCTACTAAGGGACACTTATATGTTCCTGTTTCCAAGGCTTTCTAATGAGCATCTTGTGAAAATGACAAGAACCCACCTTGATCTCAAAGCTCCTCACATTGTCATATCCGACCCACTCTCTGTCTTTGAAGGCATATGGGACCTTTTGCGCTTCAATCCAGCTGGTGGTGGCTCCTTTTAAGAACGTACAAACCTGTGTAAACGAAAGTCAGTAACGGCCAGTGAGCCAGATTCACTACATATGAGGACACATTCTAAGTTTAAACAGAAAgtatggggggggaagagatgactTAAGCAATCTATAGTCCTGTCCATTACAACAAATGTCTGTCACGTACTAGAAaagtataaacaaataaaaaagcaagTTTGCTCTAGAAATATTGTATGGAGGAAGAATGGTACAGTGGTTAGCGCACTGGCTtgggacccaggttcaaatccctgctccaccatAGACTCCCcggtgtgacctcaggcaaatctctctgtgcctcagtttccaatctgtaaaacagggataatctccctgccctgcctcacagggtggTCAggaggacaaatacattaaagataggtgctcagacactacagtaataGGGGGCCATGGAAGAACCAGCAATAGATATAACTTGCTTGAAATGCTTACCTCAAAGTAAGCCAAGATGCCAGATTCACGGGTATACACCCCAGGAGATCCACCCCCGGAGGCTGGAGCACCAACCCCAGTATTCGTAGTAGAAAGCTTGAAAGTTCGTCCATACGTTGGGAATCCCATAATGAGTTTCTCAGCTGGAGCACCATTATCCTGCCAGTATTTCATAGCATATTCCTGTAGGAAGAAAACCCTTCACAGTAACATGACTTTCACCCCAGACAAATACCAAACCCTGGGCCTGATCCATTGAAGTTggtggaaag
This portion of the Chelonia mydas isolate rCheMyd1 chromosome 21, rCheMyd1.pri.v2, whole genome shotgun sequence genome encodes:
- the LOC122463493 gene encoding acidic mammalian chitinase-like; this encodes MVQCNKKMVTVLAIGGWNIGTQTFTTMVATATVSKTFINSVIGYLHQYGFDGIDLDFEHVLGAPPPRGQASLHHLGPGEMPVFMCLK